The region CCCCCTTGTCCATCGCGATCGTCGGGCTCGCCACGGTTAGGTTGCACCGGACCCCCAGCGCGAGGGAGGCGTTGACCGCGTCGAGAAAGGCGGGGCCGTTGTCGGGGAAGGCCGCCGCCTCCTCGCGGTTGAATCCGACGATGATCGTTTCGAGGCCGCGGGCCGCGGCGACCGCGGCGGCGGCGTTCAGCATGATCCCGTTCCGGTTCTCGACCCAGACGGCCCGCGACGCCCCGCTCATCGGGTCGTCGAGGTCCGGCGCGGCGGGATGGGGCAGGGGCGCGCCCCCCTCGACGAGCGCCGAGGCGGAGAGTCGCCCGAGCCATGGCAGGTCGATCAGCTCGAAGGGGAGTGCGTAGTGCGCGGCGAG is a window of Candidatus Krumholzibacteriota bacterium DNA encoding:
- the queC gene encoding 7-cyano-7-deazaguanine synthase QueC, encoding MKRAERGNRGALALVSGGLDSTVSLALAVERGIAAAVLFFDYGQKARRAELSAARRLAAHYALPFELIDLPWLGRLSASALVEGGAPLPHPAAPDLDDPMSGASRAVWVENRNGIMLNAAAAVAAARGLETIIVGFNREEAAAFPDNGPAFLDAVNASLALGVRCNLTVASPTIAMDKGEIVCEGVRLGVPWEIVWSCYDGEDEMCGVCESCRRLLRAVEGTPAAGRVRFRKESR